In the genome of Desulfofarcimen acetoxidans DSM 771, one region contains:
- a CDS encoding phage tail tape measure protein, translating to MAEQEYYRLNLVVEMQDRMRSALGRTRGTVEKFGQSLQRTRQSAQSLNQAKIEPMMRVRDNLTSQVLKADSLIKRLSLETAAPVISAQDKVSSVVSRMNTALNALDKGKFEAVASMKGPLIDEIVKAKASLAALNGVRAGPVAELRGELFGQLTRAMSEARKLDNFAAEPKVTLMDMVTWKARQVGSTLRNMTSRAWTVTIQAKDEVSKVVNRITGTLSSPLGMVGLGAATLGPGILAANSLSKAISFEAQMSSIKALSGLSAKEMAEMQTLAMKMGADTKYNALEAAQGIEELLKSGLTPAAVRAGGLEAALNLATAGELGLADAAEIMSTALNAFKDDAIKPAEAANILAGTANRSATTVAELRYSLAAVSSVAAGIGMIFRDTNSALGLFALNGLKGSDAGTSLKTMLSNLQPRTKEQIELFRKLGMLTADGANQFFTAEGKLKSLDSIAGTLRNSMKDLTDQQRMAYLETMFGSDAIRAANILYKEGADGVKKFNEEMSKVTALDVAKEKMNNAAGAIEQFQGAIETLQISAMLPFLPTIKRLAEGAAEFSEKMMPKITKATDNAAKKVEGFINRLSEDKAFQKMNWGDKIVYVLDQMMAGMDEWVSGDGGKQAEKVFTKLAEIAMRAWITALGGMAKGSVDALLHGNVTGAAGLAMGASLLGGGMVLRTGLGTGKAAYKGVKLAVGKINARRATGAMESVAATEGRVAAIGTITGKSATATENLFNASVPAHVPAGYKPAGKRFWDNIDLTRVESRDKVVSLQNTGRLRQYNELEKVFSKLPGPGTGILSKIKESGQRALQGVGAVKETLTAGMGDIRGRFGLPRLGDNKAAISTTEAVISSNAAAKAAPAAVETASAMAKAGKVFSGIGKMASKAALPLTLAVEAYGISKADDKVKATAQAGGGMAGAWAGGATGAKIGAAIGTVIAPGIGTAIGGALGGIVGGIGGYAVGKWAGGKTVDAARPAPAAASTGVSTGQGMNTGAYLESQVYQPFADIVNRADSWGRNLMINFANGRDSAGMSMSGWLDSQVYSPFAGIVDRATSWGATLMNNFAVGMQSVKIAQPTIPTPSIAAAPVTAHAAGGILMRPHLGLVAEAGPEAIIPLSPARRGPALQLWRQAGEYLGVSAHADGGFFGSMKNIAIGSWGKVKSFFSNDSVQGVGNNAEYAAVGLESTRSGYEKSVHKIHKNYEKKIAKTSTIEDAERVRRIAHEAKNLSIRFSTITKTLSRVAVPLALFASAAEVVGSSDKKQTLIKELGSTLGSIAGGALAGAAGGALVGAGLLTPVTALVGAAVGAGLGAFAGQAAANNMYGRFTKHAAGGILTRPHLGLVAEDGPEAIIPLSPARRGPALQLWRQAGEYLGVSAHADGGFFGAVKRFISNDHVQSAGNYAQNTALVGRANGFDGFAGITPVPAPIDYSAPPPSAVNAKGDINITVNDITVNLTTNDLDEEAVALKIGWRVLNEVKKAYENKA from the coding sequence TGAACGGTGTGCGGGCCGGACCTGTTGCAGAACTTCGTGGTGAGCTTTTCGGGCAGCTTACTAGGGCTATGAGTGAGGCCAGGAAGCTGGATAACTTTGCGGCCGAGCCGAAGGTTACGCTGATGGATATGGTTACTTGGAAAGCCAGGCAGGTAGGCAGTACCCTCCGGAATATGACGTCCAGAGCCTGGACGGTTACGATACAGGCAAAAGATGAGGTAAGTAAGGTTGTAAATCGTATAACTGGTACTCTGAGTAGCCCTCTTGGTATGGTTGGTTTAGGTGCGGCAACCCTGGGTCCGGGTATACTGGCTGCAAATTCACTCAGTAAAGCCATTAGCTTTGAGGCGCAAATGTCAAGCATTAAAGCACTATCTGGATTGTCAGCTAAAGAAATGGCGGAAATGCAAACTCTAGCTATGAAAATGGGTGCCGATACAAAATATAACGCACTGGAGGCAGCCCAGGGTATTGAGGAGCTTTTAAAATCAGGTTTAACCCCGGCTGCAGTAAGGGCCGGTGGTTTGGAGGCTGCGCTTAATCTCGCCACTGCCGGAGAACTGGGGCTGGCGGATGCAGCTGAAATTATGTCTACAGCTCTCAATGCTTTCAAAGACGATGCAATAAAGCCTGCTGAGGCAGCAAACATATTGGCAGGTACGGCAAATAGGTCTGCCACAACAGTAGCAGAACTGCGCTATTCGCTGGCTGCGGTTTCTTCTGTTGCTGCAGGAATAGGTATGATATTTAGGGACACGAATAGCGCGCTGGGCCTATTTGCGCTAAACGGCTTAAAAGGATCGGATGCCGGGACATCTTTAAAAACTATGCTCTCGAATCTACAGCCGAGGACTAAGGAACAGATAGAACTATTTAGAAAGCTTGGCATGTTGACCGCAGATGGTGCAAATCAGTTTTTTACCGCCGAAGGAAAGCTAAAATCTTTAGATAGTATTGCGGGCACTTTGCGCAACTCTATGAAGGATTTGACGGATCAGCAGCGCATGGCATATTTGGAAACTATGTTTGGCTCAGATGCTATTAGAGCAGCCAATATCCTCTATAAAGAGGGTGCTGATGGAGTCAAAAAGTTCAATGAGGAAATGAGTAAAGTAACTGCTCTTGATGTAGCTAAAGAGAAGATGAACAATGCTGCGGGAGCGATCGAACAGTTTCAAGGCGCTATTGAAACCTTACAAATATCTGCAATGCTACCGTTTTTGCCTACAATTAAGAGACTTGCAGAAGGCGCAGCTGAATTTTCCGAAAAGATGATGCCTAAAATTACCAAGGCGACGGATAATGCTGCTAAAAAGGTTGAAGGCTTTATTAATCGTCTCTCTGAGGATAAGGCATTCCAGAAAATGAATTGGGGCGACAAGATTGTTTACGTGCTTGACCAGATGATGGCGGGTATGGATGAGTGGGTTTCTGGTGACGGCGGTAAGCAGGCTGAAAAGGTATTTACCAAGCTTGCCGAGATTGCAATGAGAGCGTGGATAACTGCCCTGGGCGGAATGGCGAAAGGTTCTGTGGATGCGCTTTTGCATGGTAATGTTACCGGAGCTGCCGGTCTTGCTATGGGTGCCAGTCTACTTGGCGGGGGCATGGTATTACGCACCGGCCTGGGTACTGGCAAGGCCGCTTATAAGGGAGTTAAATTGGCAGTCGGGAAAATTAATGCAAGAAGAGCAACAGGTGCAATGGAGTCAGTAGCGGCGACCGAAGGCAGAGTTGCTGCAATTGGAACAATAACTGGCAAGTCGGCTACAGCAACCGAAAATTTATTCAATGCAAGTGTTCCTGCGCATGTGCCTGCGGGATATAAGCCTGCAGGCAAGCGATTCTGGGATAATATCGATCTGACTAGGGTTGAGAGCCGGGATAAGGTAGTATCTCTGCAAAACACCGGAAGGTTGCGACAATACAATGAGTTAGAGAAAGTTTTTAGCAAACTACCCGGGCCTGGGACTGGTATTTTAAGCAAGATTAAGGAATCGGGACAGAGAGCGCTGCAAGGCGTTGGGGCTGTCAAGGAAACGCTGACGGCAGGGATGGGCGATATTCGAGGTCGCTTTGGCCTGCCACGTCTGGGAGATAATAAGGCGGCGATAAGTACGACGGAGGCTGTTATTTCTTCTAATGCTGCTGCGAAGGCTGCCCCTGCTGCAGTTGAGACAGCATCGGCCATGGCGAAGGCTGGTAAGGTATTTTCCGGGATTGGCAAAATGGCTAGCAAAGCCGCCTTACCCCTTACCCTAGCTGTAGAAGCATATGGTATATCCAAAGCAGATGACAAGGTAAAAGCTACTGCCCAGGCTGGCGGGGGGATGGCCGGCGCCTGGGCTGGTGGCGCTACTGGGGCAAAGATAGGGGCTGCCATTGGAACTGTCATTGCCCCCGGCATAGGGACGGCAATAGGTGGAGCACTTGGCGGCATTGTTGGCGGCATAGGCGGCTATGCTGTAGGAAAATGGGCCGGTGGTAAGACAGTTGATGCCGCAAGACCGGCACCTGCTGCAGCCAGTACCGGAGTGTCTACAGGACAGGGCATGAATACTGGCGCATATCTGGAAAGTCAGGTTTATCAGCCGTTCGCAGACATTGTTAACCGGGCAGACTCTTGGGGCCGTAATTTGATGATTAATTTTGCCAACGGCAGGGACAGTGCCGGGATGAGTATGTCTGGTTGGTTAGATAGTCAGGTTTACAGTCCATTTGCAGGTATTGTGGACCGGGCAACATCCTGGGGTGCAACGCTGATGAATAACTTCGCTGTCGGTATGCAGTCTGTAAAGATTGCCCAGCCAACTATTCCAACGCCAAGCATCGCAGCGGCACCTGTAACCGCACATGCTGCCGGGGGCATTCTCATGCGACCTCACTTAGGATTGGTAGCAGAGGCTGGGCCAGAAGCAATTATTCCGCTATCACCTGCAAGGAGAGGCCCTGCGCTGCAGTTATGGCGTCAGGCTGGAGAATATTTAGGGGTTAGCGCTCATGCGGATGGCGGATTTTTCGGGAGTATGAAAAATATTGCAATAGGTTCCTGGGGCAAGGTAAAAAGTTTCTTTAGTAACGACAGCGTACAAGGTGTTGGTAATAATGCAGAATATGCGGCTGTGGGTCTTGAGTCCACAAGAAGTGGGTATGAAAAATCTGTTCATAAAATTCACAAGAACTATGAGAAAAAAATAGCTAAAACCAGCACGATAGAAGATGCGGAAAGGGTCCGCAGAATAGCTCATGAGGCAAAAAACCTATCCATAAGGTTTAGCACAATAACTAAAACTTTATCTAGGGTAGCCGTACCTTTAGCTTTATTCGCTTCCGCAGCTGAAGTAGTTGGGTCAAGCGATAAAAAGCAAACACTAATAAAAGAGCTAGGCTCTACATTGGGCTCTATAGCAGGTGGAGCATTAGCCGGGGCAGCAGGTGGAGCACTTGTTGGGGCCGGACTCTTAACTCCTGTGACAGCACTTGTTGGTGCCGCAGTAGGTGCGGGATTGGGGGCGTTTGCTGGTCAGGCAGCTGCAAATAATATGTATGGTCGTTTTACAAAACATGCTGCCGGGGGCATTCTCACGCGACCTCATTTAGGATTGGTAGCAGAGGATGGGCCAGAAGCAATTATTCCGCTGTCACCTGCAAGGAGAGGCCCTGCGCTGCAGTTATGGCGTCAGGCTGGAGAATATTTAGGGGTTAGCGCTCATGCGGATGGCGGATTTTTCGGTGCCGTAAAGAGATTTATCAGCAATGACCATGTGCAAAGTGCCGGTAATTATGCACAGAACACTGCACTTGTAGGTAGGGCTAATGGCTTCGACGGATTTGCAGGGATTACACCGGTACCCGCCCCTATAGATTATTCTGCTCCCCCCCCTTCTGCTGTTAACGCAAAAGGGGATATTAATATAACGGTTAACGACATTACTGTAAACTTAACAACAAATGATTTAGACGAAGAAGCAGTTGCCTTGAAAATAGGTTGGCGCGTTCTGAACGAAGTTAAAAAAGCATATGAAAACAAGGCATAG
- a CDS encoding LysM peptidoglycan-binding domain-containing protein, protein MDFYLIDPGGPQLQLPVNPGEVTIRREKQYETTNIINLGEVDFPTGEKVKEISFSSFFPVYYDSSYCSYQDIPDPQEAMNQLTSWAMGRSPVRLIITNTIINVLILVAAHISTFKGGEPGDVYYDLTCRTWREIKVRTTAEAAAPADIGGVAANESRPDLKPVPMKIKVKPGDSLWAIAKLQYGDGGRWREIYEANKDIIGPDPTLIASGIQLVVPA, encoded by the coding sequence ATGGACTTCTACCTCATAGACCCCGGCGGGCCGCAGCTCCAACTACCGGTTAATCCGGGAGAAGTAACCATTCGGCGGGAAAAGCAATACGAAACGACTAATATAATCAACCTGGGAGAAGTAGATTTTCCCACGGGTGAAAAAGTGAAGGAGATTTCCTTCTCTTCTTTTTTTCCTGTCTATTATGATTCTTCATATTGCAGCTACCAGGATATCCCTGACCCCCAGGAAGCTATGAACCAGTTAACTTCCTGGGCTATGGGACGCAGTCCTGTCAGGCTTATTATTACCAATACCATTATTAACGTGCTGATACTTGTGGCTGCTCATATTAGCACTTTCAAAGGCGGAGAACCCGGGGACGTGTACTATGACCTAACCTGCCGTACCTGGCGGGAAATCAAAGTAAGGACAACAGCAGAAGCAGCTGCCCCCGCAGATATCGGAGGTGTGGCCGCAAATGAGTCAAGACCAGACCTGAAGCCGGTACCAATGAAAATAAAAGTCAAGCCAGGTGATTCGTTATGGGCAATTGCAAAACTTCAATATGGTGACGGTGGGCGTTGGCGAGAAATCTATGAGGCAAATAAAGATATCATCGGACCAGATCCAACCTTAATAGCTTCTGGTATACAACTGGTGGTGCCGGCATGA